The genomic window CGAGTATTTCAGAGCTGCAAATCAAGTAATAAGCATGAGTCACATGGGTGTCATTATAAACAGTAGCTTTTAAAAATCAGATAGATAATGAGCCCTGCTTTAAGCGCTGTCCAAGCAAAAGCCCAAAATACTACTGGGTTGTGCAAACCCTAGCCAGAAACAGTAAGGCAAACAAATAGTAACTTTAACTACATAACTTCATTAAACTCATTTGatcatttagaaaatttataaattgaaagGAAAATTAGTAACTTTTATACTATTAATGTAAGGCTAATGCTTGTCCCATTATAGTTAAAGCCTGACTTGGTTCAAGGTCTTAGCTAAGCAATAAACCAAACTCGGGTCTTCTATAACCAAGATATCAGCATCATGAACCTATTCCCTGTCTTGAGTCTCTTGACCTCACCTAATAGGAGCACAGGACTTTGCCTGTTTTTGCAAATGGATTTGAATTCCTCATTATACATCTTAAATTTGTCTATATACACCATGCAAATTTAGAAAATGGTTTTGAAATGAGACAAGATAATTTTCACTTTCATATTCATAATGTTATGtgataattaaaattagaaCTTTTCCACTCATGTTTAACAACAAAAGAGGATAAGTTATAAATGTTACTCAAATTTTTGTCATCAACAAATCCATGAATGAGAAAAGTTTTAAGATGATTACTTTACGGAGATGTTTGGTTTGTCGTTGCAACTGGCAAGATGCCCGTACACAATTAGATTCTAGAAATTTAATGCTCAAGAACCTGATTCCTAAAAATGTTCAAAGAACAGTATGTTTGGCTTGTGAATAATCCAATTCAAAGGTTCACAAGTCTTTTACTTTTGCATGTTTGATATATAcacaaaatttgtatataaatataacaatatcaTGAAACCAAATCTCCAAACTACCTTTTATGCTAATAATACATTTAGCACATAAAAGATTAAGCTCCTGCAAGATTTATTATGCAAATAACTCCTTCACTGACCTTGAATTACCTTTGTGATGAGCAACTTCTCTGTGGCCATAAAcgttttcaaaaccctagttgccCAAAAgggatatttttgaaataaaaacacatgtaAACTTTCTAACTAGACGGGAATGTGACATTCGACAAGTATTTGGAGGGAATACTTTACTATGATTTGTTCGAAAGTAGAAATCACAGAGTTGCAGTATTCATAAGAATATTGCTAAATTATGTCTCTCAAGCATAGCCATCTTCCATCCCTTTATAAGATGTTTCAGGATTTGGCAAGATTCCTTTACACGCAAGAATGATCATGAGAGTGCTCAAAATGtaattcaaaagaaagaaatggcTCATATGCATCAAACTATCAGCAATTACAGTTGATACTGTTTGCATACTCTCTATCTCTATGATCATATTGCATATTTAAAGTGAAATTACCAAGGAAACCTCTGTGAACTTGTCCTAGAAaccaaacaatagaaaatatgcCTTGACTAAAATATGATCATATGAAACTAGTAACAGCTGTTATGATAAAtagttttcttttgcaaaagaCAGACTGAAGCATGCATACAGCAGTTGATACTGTTCAAGGAGCATAACTTCCTAACAAAATGATGAATGTCAAATTTATGTACCtgatatttttttcaacctTGAACATCCATGAATCcaaaaatgaaatgataatttGCATTTCTTAGCAGGTCAAGATATTAGCAGTATTGTGTTTACAATTaacaaaacaatagaaaagagtTGAAGTTGTGAGAATACCATTCAAAAGGGAGGTTTTCTCTTTTGTATCCTTATATTGCCGTAGACATTGAAGAAGACGACAAAGGTATGGGAAGACAAGGACTAAAGGAATTACAACAGAGTGACTACCACAGATAGAATCAGCTTCAAACCATGCAATGGTTGCAACCTGGAAATCCATAACATTAGGACATAGTGTAGTAATTGAAGAAGACAGTGAAGGGACAACATGCAAGTACGTAAATAATAAAGCAGAAACAGCAGAAACACTTGACTATGTCATTTCAGAACCTGACTAAGTATAACAAAATAAGGTTGAAACCATATAACACCATTACCAGCCCAGATCTAAAGAGGCAAACATTCTCCAGAGATCATCCACAAACTTCACGGCTTTCTGTGATGAACACAGGATACTAGACATTTGAAATTTCGCCAGTTTCATGTAACCTGAGTTAAGAATTTATTCTTGCAATACATAAATAAGTTCATTAACAGTTCCTTTCCATGATTCCTGAATTTCATAAAGACACTATGTAATTGCAGCATCAACCATAGCTTTTCCCTTTATAATTTTGCAATTGCATCTCCAATTATTCCCTTTTCCTCCTCTTTTtcactaattttatatttttctaaaaaatattcatctttCGTTTGGCTTGATACAGCATTTTGTAAGTTTCCCACCTTTTATATCTTGTGTGGCAAATAGGAAACCAAATGACATTAAGGTGAGCGGGTTTCaatagggattttttttttcttctgcttCTATTGATTATTTGCTTGTATTGCAAATTTTTAGGCAcaaattggtttattttttagatttgatcatcattagGTGATGATTTTGATTAAGTAAATGGAGAACggaattttctttaaataacaTTAGATTATAACTAatggttagaaaaaaaaaaaaagtttcagaGCATATTGTGTATACATAAATTACCAGCATCATAGAGCGACAAAGACAATTAATTATGCAAATGTAATTTATCACTAAGCACATCAGTATCATCAATATACAAGTAATTTACTTCGATCTTGACAGTATCTAAACAACAAGAATGTAAGATTCGTTCAAATGCCTCTTAATCTGCtgcaaatgaaaattataaagcaAAAGAGGGCATGATAGGAAGAAGAAAGTCCAAAATCCTTCGAGTGATAAGGACTGTGAAAAAACACCAGAGAGAAATACAGCTCTTTTACTTCCATCTagacaatatttaaaaaaggaaCAAGGACATAAGATTCAATCAAATGCCAATTAGTTGctaacaaaatcacaaacaaataaagacatgatggaaaaagaaaatccaaaaatCCTTTCAGCAATAATTAGTTTGTAGCACTAATGTAATGTTTCCttacattttttatatataaaaaaagagacaaTTGCTTTGAAATAAACCATTGTGAGAAATACACTGACCTGCTTGTTGACCATCCGACATATGGAACGCTCCAAATCTGAGAATACCTGCAAAGAAATTGGTAATCACAAGGCTGATAAGAATCAAAGTTGACTGGTATGAGCATATCTGAAAACATTCCACAAAATTCTCAAAAACCTGATCCAAAGATAACTTGTATGATAAGACATCAGAGAAATAAAAGGAATGCAAAACTAGTTCCAAGATACTGACCATATTAGAATTCTATCATCAATTCTCGTCTTTTTCATTGTCTCACATAAGAAAGCACAGAGGCATTATTACTAGTTATAATCACAACACTCAAGTGCATAtcatatccaaaaaaaaaagacttaatcaaaaaagagatttttgaaaaactCCTCAAGAGTAAAAGAGTAAAAGCAGTTCAGTCATCACAACTATATAATGTGAGTGGCCTTGCATTCATTCACTTTTATGTATTCAATGATCGAAGATATTCAATGTGACCAAAGAAATGGCATACCTTTGACATAGATGTTAGAATATCAGCCaagaaaaaatcacaaaatgtaATTGCCTGAAAAGAGAATTAAATGATTAAGTACAATGTCAAACGTCAGCTTCAACATGAATAATAAAAGTGATTTTCCAGAATAACCAGAGAACCTGATCCCAAATCATAAGAACCATTGTATAAGCCATACCCGATTAGgggaaaattaaatttaatcacCAAATAATGAGATCTTCCACACAATGGTAACACATTTTCAGTTTGCATTTTAACCatgaaaataatacatgatataAAGTGAAGTTTTGACAATATTGACTGAGGAATACATTACTGATGACAACATAATAGAGCAAACAACAATTTAATATGACATATGTACTTCTCAATGGTTAACAAGGAATAAAATAACTTACCTGCAACGGAAATGCTATTCGCAAAAGTGTCCTTAGAAAGTAGTAACGGGATGATAAGTAGAATATGTCAAATGGAAATATAAGGATCATCACAACAACCACATATAGGATAACCTGCAATAATTAAAGAATGGATTTAGATCATTTCATTCCACATGTGACTGAAAACTATATAAGCACAACAATAATGAACCAGTGAAAAGACTCGTAAAAGCATAACATGACAAATCAGTCATAGAAAATTAGCTAAATATTTCACAAAAGAATGTATGTGAAATATTTGCATTCAAATCAAACTGAAATGGCAAAAgacttaaaaaaacaagttcTGTGGGCGTTGGAAGGGTTAAACAGTGAACAGAGAGTACAATATGTATTTTTCCTTATTTGCAAACACTTAACGGCGGAAGAGAGTAGTAACGGTCAAAATAAGTTATCTCTACAGACAAAGATTTCACAAAAATTTAACTGCTACAATATGAAGAACGTAAAACCTTAATAAATTAAGGAGCAAGTTTTATgcttgaattatttaattacaacCTCAATgctttaaaaataatgtaataaataGTAACAATTATACAATTCTCCACTGAGAGTATTAAAGGATTTTGAAATTAAGTTACTTGAAAAACAATATGAAAACAACTTTTTTGCTTATAtctatcatcaataaaatatacTCCTACCTAACCTAGAACCATTGCCATGGAaaattcacattttcatttctATATAACATACCCTGTCAAAATATACACATTCTTAAGCTTTTAAAGTGTGAAAATGCTGAAATAAGTGAGAGATGTGCCACCAAAACTAAAATCTACACAAAACAGCTGTGTAATGACAAAATGTAATCAACAAAATAGGTAGGAGTAAAATCCATTGAGTCTTTCATGCGGATGTGATTAATGGCAAGAGAAAATAATGAGATGCACACAATGATAtcatacaaaaatcaaaatagatcACTTTAGAAGtactatattataaataaaagagcAACATAAACAGTTAAAGCTATCATCTAAATAGAAACTGATATTACACTGGTTGTGATGCAGCAAGAGACACTTCTCCATGTGAGTAGAGATAAAGGTATGCCGTCATGCTTGTCGGAACCACGATAGTCATCCACGTGGCACACTGCACAAATCTCTCAGATATTTTCAGGTAAAATGAAAGATAtcatataaccataaaaaaaaagaaaaagaaatataccCTTTCTGAAACAGGTATGAATGGAGAATGTCAAAAACTATATATGCAACAAGCATGAGTAGGTGCCTTCAATAACACCTTGACAATAAAATCTATACTAGCGTTATCTGAAAATTTAGGGCacaacagaaaaacaaaagctTAATTTTAAAGTTGCATCAAGAGAATTTGCAAATATCTTTATCTATAGCAAAAatcgataaaaaaaaaataaaaaaataagttgatTCTGTTCaaattagtaaataaaaaagtcATTAAAAGCTGGTATGCCACATATGACACAGTTATAACATCCTGAAtttaaggggccgtttggttcccGGATTGGAAATGGAAAGGAGTGAGGAAGTAATGGAAATGAGAAGGAGTGGGAATGAATGATGTATTTGGTTGGTAAGGTATAAGAGGGTAgttcattgggaatgagaaaagtaaaagaagaaaatatggtaaaatgacCTTTATAACCTTTATaggattaaattatattatatgttgataattatttattattcagattaataataaaacatagaaaatagaatatttagtattttttaattaaatttttaagtattgtcattttttttatcataatttaaaattaaattaaaattttcatttgaacaattaaattaatttaaaattaggtattatgtaatttttctaTATCACTAAAATTATCAACCgaattattattgaaattatactatttaatgaaaatttgtgttattatgtaaattaaaatgtATTGGAGATCAAACATTTTGGGATTAGTTGGTTTTTTTAGGATTATATAGTATGGGCAAAATAggtatttcaaattttcaatgcCAAGGAGTGATGAATCCGCCCAATTTTGGGAGGAGTGAAAAGCCCATGTGACTCCTCCCTCACTCCTTGCACAATCATCCATGACTACCATTACTGCATAACCAAACAAAGTAATGGGTTTCAAGAATTAATCATTCACATTCCATGATGcatccaaacgccccctaacATCTATCAAGAATATTAAAGGTATCAGGTAGACACCTAGCTATATGAGTCCATATAAGTGCACCACTTAATCTGCTATTGCTCACAAAAGAAACATGTTGATTAACTACGATCATTAAAGTTTGACTCCGCTAAAACCTGAAGAATTAAgatgcaaatataataataggcaatttatttatagtaatgTAATTTTTGGCACAAAGCTTGTGTAAGTGAACGATCAGATGTCAAGTGAGAATTTTAAAGAGTTGCATAATTAACTAACAAGCTTTAGGTTAAAATTTAGCTGTGTATCAGCCATAGGTCAGTTTATTATTTCTGTgacttttgttttgctttttcccTTGTGTGTGTGCGCACGCTCACGCTCATGCACCTGCACCTATGTCTATTTGCTGCTTTGATTGTTGACTGTTCACATCTCAACCCAGGGATTTCTTCAATGCTCCTCAGCTGCTGATGTCctaaaaatcttgtatttggttATAGATTATGGTAGCAAAGGTGTcccatagaaaaaaaaaaaggattataaTTTAGCAtcccatatattttttaatggataaCATGTAAAAGGCCCTTGCACACATATGTCAAATTAGCATGGGGGAATAATAGGGATTAAATGTTGTGCAATCTGAATGCTATGAAGGGAGACATTGGTTTCTCAAAACAAGCTCAAGATATTCATTTGATCACAATCAACTTTACTAACACAGTGCAAATTATGTTAAATAGTTAATCCCAAAAAGAGAGGATCATCAAagactatttaaaaaaaaaaatccttaattttAAAAGATAGAATAGGGTGAATTTATTTGTCGAATCCATTCAGGCCTGCCCATCCTCTACATTGACAAACTATCTATTTATTCATGATATATTGACAGTTATTATTTTCAagcttaattattatttatttaacaagAGCCTATTTTCCTCTTCaagctttttaaattttatcatctTATATTGGGATCTTCCAAAAATTCATCTATCACTAACAGTACATATTCTAATCACCATAAATCTTTCACAAGTTTACCATGTTGTGACAAACCGTCCAACTAATGGTGGAACAACAAGAACTGAACCACCTCTacatcctatatatatatagacaaggTCCAAAATGTTATCCTCACACCAGCTCTACCAGATATCCATTGATATCTTTCCCCACCTTGTAACATATGAAACACGACAAGAAAACTCAAGCATTTTTTCACTTTCCCTTTCCTTATATCACTGCAGTCTACCCTGAGCACTATGATTAAGTCCTTGAGCGCATGATCCCTAAGACTAATCAATATTGTATCCTAAAAGGAGTTGAAGCAACTTCATTttccaaaaaatagaaaaggttCGAAGATGTGAAATTGAAATACCAAACCCAAAACGATAGcatttgaaaccctaatcctctcaCTGGCTGTTCAATTGtccaaaacataaataaaagttGGCATGTTCATGTTCagttggggaaaaaatcaaaacatgcaGTCGTTGATCAAATTAGTTGAGAAATGGATGCGTTTACCAAGGAATATTGAATTGATTACAGCAAAAtacagaaataaataaaaaaacttccaGCCAACTTCCAGCTGTAAAGGCGCATACCTTCCATATCTCATGGTGTGTAAGATGACTGTTGTCCAGATCAAACACTTTTGCATAGTTCACCGTGGATTGGGCAAATACCCATAAATTCACACCCCACAGCCAGACTGTCATAGTCTACAAGATAACAACGGCTAAACAAGATAGTTTGGACAATGGAAGAAGTATGaaggtaaaaaaattaaactataatgtgataaaaaaaagtttcaaatgGTATGATACTGACCACAAGCAGAAGTGGGTTATAGTATAAAAATGCTTCATAAAGGAATAAATCTTGAAGATCTCCATTCATCCTCATTACAGAATCCCAACCAACCTGCAACCCCAAAATTTGCCCATCTTGATAACAAGGAAATTTTAAGAGCTACTTTCAAATGATCTATAAATTACAATGGAGAATGTACTAAAACTAACCTTGCAACAACCAATACTCCCATAATAGAAACAATATAACCTGAAATACATAAATCAGTACTCATATCAATATGCATCATTCTTGATTATAAGCTGAAAAGAAGATATAGCTTtagaaagataaaataaatgaaagattGGAGCATATTGAAAGCCTAAGAAAGCAAACAGGTGAAAACTGCTgtgttaataaattaa from Dioscorea cayenensis subsp. rotundata cultivar TDr96_F1 unplaced genomic scaffold, TDr96_F1_v2_PseudoChromosome.rev07_lg8_w22 25.fasta BLBR01001178.1, whole genome shotgun sequence includes these protein-coding regions:
- the LOC120255735 gene encoding LOW QUALITY PROTEIN: SPX and EXS domain-containing protein 3-like (The sequence of the model RefSeq protein was modified relative to this genomic sequence to represent the inferred CDS: deleted 1 base in 1 codon); the encoded protein is MFGAALPISSNSPLLRRAGSKPVFSETDSGAGDVGGVIGEGDLLPTKLNVAKIGSITMQSAAILPSPILLWRFKVILFLLWSIGCCKVGWDSVMRMNGDLQDLFLYEAFLYYNPLLLVTMTVWLWGVNLWVFAQSTVNYAKVFDLDNSHLTHHEIWKCATWMTIVVPTSMTAYLYLYSHGEVSLAASQPVILYVVVVMILIFPFDIFYLSSRYYFLRTLLRIAFPLQAITFCDFFLADILTSMSKVFSDLERSICRMVNKQVATIAWFEADSICGSHSVVIPLVLVFPYLCRLLQCLRQYKDTKEKTSLLNALKYSTAFPVIFLSALKYHVFPDNWTNFYRPLWLLSSVINSFYSFYWDVSRDWDLSVLSRIFKFKTHHFLTTLLYGRQWVYYWLIGSNLILRCTWTYKLSAHLRHNYLTVFTISALEILRRFQWVFFRVENEWNKMTSKPSIELSLEETPEEEDRLLGNENHNV